From Sporosarcina sp. Marseille-Q4943, the proteins below share one genomic window:
- a CDS encoding catalase translates to MDRNHSVDANSKDKQLEHYRSLDKGKRMTTNQGLKISEDEHSLKAGYRGPTLMEDFHFREKMTHFDHERIPERVVHARGFAAHGEFELYESMKKYTKAAFLQEPGSKTPVFTRFSTVAGSRGSGETVRDVRGFAVKFYTEEGNYDLVGNNIPVFFIQDAIKFPDLIHAVKPEPHNEMPQAASAHDTFWDFVANNQESAHMIMWHMSDRTIPRSFRMMEGFGVHTFRFVNEEGIAHFVKFHWKPKLGVHSLVWDEAQKINGKDPDFHRRDLWEAIERGDFVEFELGVQLIEEKDEFMFDFDILDPTKIWPEEQVPVKIIGKMTLNRNVDNVFAETEQVAFHPGNVVPGIDFTNDPLLQGRLFSYTDTQLIRLGGPNFHELPINRPVCPFHNNQRDGYGRQTINVGQVSYHKNSLADNTPSVSTEEEGGYAHYQEKVEGRKIQARSESFADHFSQAKLFWNSMSLTEKKHIVDAFSFEVGKVKSMSVRQQVVDMFANVDVGLATAVAEAVGAQFPTEAKESPVTKSSPALSQMTTTMLPDTRKVAILIGSGFVGDEVESLVSSCLKAGMNVDLVGEKFGVRYGENDLAVEIDETFLTVHPTLYDAIYVVGGEADNMKKFTMDIVDFINEAYKHYKTIGIASTGKVFFEASDADAGPGIIMNENDGAFADNFINAVAAHRHWNRKVYGWEE, encoded by the coding sequence ATGGATAGAAACCATTCCGTAGATGCTAACAGCAAGGATAAACAATTGGAACATTATCGATCACTCGACAAAGGGAAGAGAATGACGACAAATCAAGGGTTGAAAATCTCGGAGGATGAGCATTCATTAAAAGCCGGATACCGGGGACCGACCCTTATGGAAGACTTCCATTTCCGTGAGAAGATGACTCATTTCGACCATGAACGGATTCCCGAGCGGGTCGTCCATGCGAGAGGATTTGCAGCTCATGGGGAATTCGAATTGTATGAGTCGATGAAAAAATATACGAAAGCCGCCTTCTTGCAGGAACCAGGTTCGAAGACTCCCGTTTTCACACGGTTTTCGACTGTTGCAGGAAGCCGCGGATCCGGCGAGACGGTACGGGACGTCCGTGGATTCGCCGTAAAGTTTTATACGGAAGAAGGGAATTATGACCTCGTCGGAAATAACATCCCCGTGTTTTTCATCCAGGACGCCATTAAGTTCCCAGATCTAATTCACGCTGTCAAACCTGAGCCGCATAATGAAATGCCGCAAGCCGCTTCCGCGCACGACACATTTTGGGATTTCGTTGCAAACAATCAGGAATCGGCACATATGATCATGTGGCATATGTCCGACCGAACGATTCCGAGAAGCTTCAGGATGATGGAAGGATTCGGAGTGCATACGTTCCGTTTCGTCAATGAAGAGGGAATTGCGCATTTCGTGAAGTTCCACTGGAAGCCGAAACTCGGTGTGCATTCATTAGTTTGGGATGAAGCCCAAAAGATCAACGGTAAAGATCCCGACTTCCATCGGAGAGACTTATGGGAAGCGATTGAAAGAGGAGATTTCGTCGAGTTTGAATTGGGCGTTCAGCTTATCGAAGAGAAAGATGAATTCATGTTCGACTTCGATATTTTAGATCCGACGAAGATATGGCCAGAAGAGCAAGTGCCCGTCAAAATCATCGGTAAGATGACATTGAACCGAAATGTGGATAATGTGTTCGCGGAAACCGAGCAAGTCGCGTTTCATCCTGGGAATGTCGTTCCGGGCATCGACTTCACGAACGACCCATTATTGCAAGGGCGATTATTTTCGTATACGGATACACAGCTGATCAGATTGGGAGGACCAAATTTCCACGAACTCCCGATCAATCGTCCGGTATGTCCATTCCATAATAACCAGCGTGATGGGTACGGCAGGCAGACGATCAATGTCGGCCAAGTGAGCTACCACAAAAATTCATTGGCGGATAATACCCCTTCCGTTTCAACCGAGGAGGAAGGCGGTTACGCCCACTATCAAGAAAAAGTTGAAGGCCGAAAAATCCAAGCGCGCAGTGAATCATTCGCGGACCATTTTTCACAGGCGAAGCTTTTCTGGAACAGTATGTCACTTACCGAGAAGAAGCATATCGTTGATGCCTTCAGTTTCGAAGTCGGCAAGGTGAAGAGCATGAGCGTTAGACAGCAAGTCGTAGATATGTTTGCAAATGTGGATGTCGGATTGGCAACGGCAGTCGCGGAAGCCGTTGGTGCACAATTCCCGACAGAAGCTAAAGAATCACCTGTCACGAAATCATCTCCTGCCTTGAGTCAAATGACGACAACAATGCTGCCAGACACCCGCAAAGTCGCAATCCTAATCGGTAGCGGATTCGTTGGGGATGAAGTCGAATCGCTCGTCTCATCGTGCTTGAAGGCGGGAATGAATGTCGACCTCGTCGGAGAAAAATTCGGTGTCCGATACGGTGAAAATGATTTGGCTGTTGAGATTGATGAAACCTTCTTAACTGTCCATCCAACGTTATACGATGCCATCTATGTAGTTGGTGGCGAAGCAGACAATATGAAGAAATTCACAATGGATATTGTCGATTTCATTAATGAGGCATATAAGCATTACAAGACGATCGGCATCGCATCCACTGGAAAAGTGTTTTTCGAAGCGTCTGACGCTGATGCAGGGCCGGGCATCATTATGAACGAGAATGACGGTGCATTTGCCGACAACTTTATCAATGCTGTAGCTGCACATCGCCATTGGAACCGAAAAGTTTACGGCTGGGAAGAATAG